One window of the Cryptomeria japonica chromosome 7, Sugi_1.0, whole genome shotgun sequence genome contains the following:
- the LOC131045074 gene encoding uncharacterized protein LOC131045074 codes for METTISKVKQRNVCPDEENDALKEMLDIREELLHLSELLHPRHEKHQGCDIEWLENDAIGRTSTRLQESRDRLNRFKAVFEGNTQADTECIQTVQSKNKQKMKHKPKRNKKGGKKK; via the exons ATGGAGACCACAATATCAAAGGTGAAACAACGCAATGTTTGtcctgatgaagaaaatgatgccttaAAGGAAATGCTTGACATCCGTGAAGAATTATTACATTTATCTGAACTCCTTCATCCAAG gcatGAGAAGCATCAAGGTTGTGACATTGAATGGCTAGAGAATGATGCTATAGGCCGTACCTCTACCAGATTACAGGAAAGTAGGGACAGATTGAACAGATTTAAGGCTGTATTTGAAGGTAACACCCAGGCTGACACTGAGTGCATTCAAACAGTCCAATCTAAAAACAAGCAAAAGATGAAGCACAAGCCCAAGAGAAATAAGAAAGGTGGAAAAAAGAAGTAA